The region TTCTAAGTACTTCCGGCTGGTCTATTGTAGCTACTTCTTTAGTGTTTTTTATTATTGCGTTTTTCATTCAGGGTTTTATTGCTGAAATCACGAATATTCCGCTAAAATATATTCAACTGGCAATCTGGATTCTATTCCTGGATGCCTTGGTGATTATTCCATTTACCTGGCTTCGAGCCGCCGAAAAGCCAATGCGTTTCGCAATAATTAAACTCATTAATGTTTGTATTAATCTTGGTTTAAATGTTTTCTTCTTACTGTTTTTAGAAGATTTGGCCGTTGGGAATTCGGTTTTTCAAAGTATTTACGTTCCAGATTTTGAGATCAGTTATATCTTTATTTCCAATCTGGTGGCTAGTGGTGCTACACTTTTAATGATGCTGCCTTTCTATTTCAAAATAGATTTTAGCTTTAATAGTAAGCTATGGAAATCTATGATGTCTTATGCGTTTCCGGTCTTAATCGCCGGACTTGCTTTCTCGATAAACGAAGTTTTTGATCGAATAATGTTAGATTATTTACTTCCGCAGGATATAGCCCGGGCCGAAATTGGTGCTTATGCCGCGTGTTATAAGTTAGCTTTGTTTATGACGCTTTTTGCCACGGCTTTTAGATTGGGAATAGAACCTTTTTTCTTTAGCCATGCTGAAAATAAAAATGCACCGGAAACCTATGCGATAATCACCAAATATTTTGTGGTTTTTGGAAGTTTCATTCTTGTGGCCGTGATCGTTTTTATAGATATTTTAAAGCAACTTTTAATTCAGGATAGCTCTTACTGGGAGGCAATGCATATTGTGCCACTTATCTTACTGGCAAACCTGTTCCTTGGTATCTATCACAATCTCTCTGTGTGGTATAAGATTACAGACCGAACCCGTTTTGGTGGCTATATCTCTGTAGTAGGTGCATTATTTACCCTTGCGCTCAACATTATTTTAATTCCATATATAAGCTACACCGGTTCTGCGATTGCAACTTTGGTAGCTTACGGAGTAATGATGCTGCTTTCTTATTTCTACGGAAGAAAATATTATCCCATTCCATATAACCTTAAAAAAATAGGCGGCTATTTAGTACTTTCCGTCTTATTTTCGGTATTTT is a window of Salegentibacter salegens DNA encoding:
- a CDS encoding oligosaccharide flippase family protein: MGTFKKLFQQTFVYGLATVLPRMLNVIMVPLYTHVLPKEEYGEVSIIFAYFVFFNVILAYGMETAFFRFYNKMKNSKEVLSTSGWSIVATSLVFFIIAFFIQGFIAEITNIPLKYIQLAIWILFLDALVIIPFTWLRAAEKPMRFAIIKLINVCINLGLNVFFLLFLEDLAVGNSVFQSIYVPDFEISYIFISNLVASGATLLMMLPFYFKIDFSFNSKLWKSMMSYAFPVLIAGLAFSINEVFDRIMLDYLLPQDIARAEIGAYAACYKLALFMTLFATAFRLGIEPFFFSHAENKNAPETYAIITKYFVVFGSFILVAVIVFIDILKQLLIQDSSYWEAMHIVPLILLANLFLGIYHNLSVWYKITDRTRFGGYISVVGALFTLALNIILIPYISYTGSAIATLVAYGVMMLLSYFYGRKYYPIPYNLKKIGGYLVLSVLFSVFSFYVFRGNYFVGISLLLIFLATVYVAERKQLIKIIQS